The Melitaea cinxia chromosome 21, ilMelCinx1.1, whole genome shotgun sequence genome has a window encoding:
- the LOC123664205 gene encoding solute carrier organic anion transporter family member 1C1-like, giving the protein MVSYVSPCQAGCRESQEINGIQVYSNCTCAGGGRVLERACGDEPCRNASLMHGLMFYMLFMVGILTLQGQGVLLLKIVDPRDKSVAQGLAFSFVAILTFVVGHTIFYGLQSVLLISRIFPLVLGHKVLTDAVENNMILQTVALSMGSLSSLVQLPCVLSNKAPEVNGLQMEELPLTNRGLWTSIRRVLYNPIAITQILAMGLVTASLWGYGYYELDIIKYAGTVFSAPILMEFSKLKALKQAAIMSVLMFVFYILIITVPRCDTGNVVGVGKNYYGHPECSLACHCKPQWDEFKPVCAVDNMVGYVSPCQAGCRESQKINGIQVYSNCTCARGGRVLERACGDEPCRKAHLLHGLMYNMLVAFAILVLQAQGVLLLKVVDPRDKSVALGLACSFVAIMTFAVGHAIFYGLYVRTCRWFQGNKCHLQSEAFPYLIGATCAFLILTSIFTTVTSWHFIKLSNKDRNEVFETRL; this is encoded by the exons ATGGTCAGCTATGTGTCACCGTGCCAAGCTGGTTGCCGTGAATCACAAGAAATAAATGGGATCca AGTGTACTCGAACTGCACGTGTGCGGGAGGTGGACGCGTGTTGGAGCGCGCGTGCGGCGACGAGCCGTGTCGGAACGCGAGCTTGATGCACGGCCTGATGTTCTACATGCTCTTCATGGTCGGAA TTTTAACGCTGCAAGGTCAGGGCGTGCTGTTACTGAAAATCGTGGACCCTCGCGATAAGTCCGTGGCGCAAGGCTTGGCTTTTTCTTTCGTCGCTATCTTGACCTTCGTCGTGGGCCACACAATTTTCTATGGACTTCAAA gtGTTTTGCTAATATCTAGAATATTCCCACTTGTCCTGGGACACAAAGTATTGACTGACGCGGTGGAAAATAATATGATCCTTCAAACCGTTGCTCTGTCTATGGGTTCGTTGTCGAGTTTAGTACAGCTACCTTGCGTTTTATCGAACAAAGCGCCTGAAGTGAATGGATTGCAGATGGAAGAATTACCTCTAACAAATCGTG GTTTATGGACAAGTATTAGACGTGTATTGTATAACCCAATAGCAATAACCCAAATATTGGCAATGGGACTTGTAACGGCCTCTCTATGGGGATACGGATACTATGAGCTTGATATCATTAAG TATGCCGGCACTGTTTTTTCAGCCCCTATACTCATGgagttttctaaattaaaagcaCTCAAGCAGGCAGCGATAATGAGTGTGCTTATGTTCgtgttttacatattaataataaccgTTCCTAGGTGTGACACAGGAAACGTCGTAGGAGTTGGGAAAAATTATTACGGACACCCGGAATGCAGTCTTGCTTGCCA TTGTAAGCCTCAATGGGACGAGTTCAAGCCGGTGTGTGCAGTAGACAATATGGTGGGCTACGTTTCGCCATGTCAAGCTGGTTGTCGTGAATCACAAAAAATTAACGGGATACA AGTGTACTCGAACTGCACGTGTGCGCGAGGTGGACGCGTGTTGGAGCGCGCGTGCGGCGACGAGCCTTGTCGGAAAGCCCATCTGCTGCATGGCTTGATGTACAACATGCTCGTCGCATTCGCAA TTTTAGTGCTTCAAGCGCAGGGCGTGCTCTTGCTGAAAGTCGTGGATCCTCGTGATAAGTCTGTGGCGTTGGGCTTGGCTTGTTCTTTTGTCGCCATCATGACCTTTGCTGTGGGACACGCAATTTTCTATGGACTTTATG taCGCACTTGCCGTTGGTTCCAAGGGAATAAGTGTCATCTACAGAGCGAAGCTTTTCCTTATCTTATTGGCGCCACGTGTGCGTTCCTCATCCTGACATCAATTTTTACTACTGTTACATCTTGGCATTTTATCAAACTATCAAATAAGGATAGAAATGAAGTTTTTGAAACAagattatga